TGTCCGCCTACGCGACCAGCCCCGAGATGCTGATCGGCGCCCGGGCCCTGATGGGGATCGCCGGCGCGACGCTGATGCCGTCGACGCTGTCGCTGATCCGCAACATGTTCCTCGACGACCGCCAGCGCACCACCGCGATCTCGCTCTGGATGATGAGCTTCATGGTCGGCGGCTCCATCGGCCCGCTGGTCGGCGGGGCGCTGCTGGAAGTGTTCTGGTGGGGCTCGGTGTTCCTCGTCGGCGTGCCGGTCATGGTGCTGCTGCTGGTCGCCGGCCCGTTCCTGCTGCCCGAGTACCGCGACCCCCGCGCCGGCCGGCTCGACCTCTTCAGCGCCGTGCTGCTGCTGGCCGCCGTCCTGCCGGTGATCTACGGCATCAAGAAGCTCGCGTCCGACGGGTTCGGCTGGCTGCTGGTCGCCGCCATCGCCGCCGGGCTGGTGTTCGCCGTCATGTTCGTGCGGCGGCAGCGGTCGCTGGACGACCCGCTGATCGACATCGAGCTGTTCCGCAACCGGGCGTTCGGCGTGACCCTCGGCGTCATGACGACCGCGACGTTCGCGATGATGGGCCTGAACCTGTTCGTCATGCAGTACCTCCAGCTCGTGCACGGGCTGTCGCCGCTGCGTGCGGGCCTGTGGGTGCTGCCGATGACCGGCGCCATGATGATCGGCATGATGGCCGCGCCGCTTCTCGTGCGCTACGTCCGGCCCGGGTACGTCATCAGCGGCGGCCTGCTGGTCAGTTCCGCCGGCATCGTGCTGATGACGCAGATCGACGGCTCGTCCGGGTTCGGCGTGCTCATCACCGGGACGTGCGTCATGGCGGCCGGGTTCACGCCGCAGGCCGCGCTCGGCACCGACCTCGTCATCCGGGCCGCGCCGCCGGAGAAGGCGGGCGCCGCGTCGGCCGCGTCGGAGACGGGCAACGAGCTCGGCGGGGCCCTCGGCCTCGCGATCCTCGGGAGTGTCGGTACCGCCGTCTACCGTTCGGGTATGAGCGACTCCGTGCCCTCCGAGCTGCCCGGCGACGCCGCCGCGGCGGCGGGCGACACCCTGGCCGGCGCCACCGCCGTCGCGGCCACGCTGCCCGACGCCGTCGGCGGCCCACTGCTCGACGCCGCGCGCGCCGCGTTCACCGACGGCCTGCAGGCCACCGCGGTGGTCAGCGCGCTGGCCGTCCTGGCCGGCGCGGTGCTGGCGGCGGTGCTGCTGCGGCGGGTCGGCACCGACACCGGCCCCAGCGGCGACGCCCCGCCGTCCGCCGTCGATCCCGCCGCGGAGGTGCCGGTCCCATGAGCATGGAGGTCACCGCGTGGAACGCGCTCTACAACGCGATGCACGCGCAGCAGGACACCCGCCCGTTCTCGCGCGCCACGCTGCGCCGCATCTTCGCGTTCGCCCAGCCGCACCGGCGCTACCTGGTGGCGTTCACGGCGCTGAGCATCGTGACGGCGGTCCTCGCGGTGGCCACGCCGGTGCTCGCCGGCCGCGTCGTCGACGCCATCATGGAGGGGTCGTCCCAGCGCTACGTCATCGGGCTGGCGGTCGTCATCGCGGTCATCGCGGTCGCCGAGGCGGGCGTCGGCCTGGTGCAGCGCTGGCTGTCGGCCAGCATCGGTGAGGGGCTCATCCTCGACCTGCGCCAGGCTGTCTTCGACCACGTGCAGAAGATGCCGGTCGCGTTCTTCACCCGCACCCGCACCGGCGCGCTGGTCAGCCGGCTCAACAACGACGTCATCGGCGCGCAGCGGGCGTTCAGCGACCTGCTCTCCGGCGTCGTCAGCAACGTCGTCATGCTGGTGCTGGCGCTCATCGTCATGCTGGGCATCTCGTGGCAGATCACGCTGCTCGCGCTGGCGCTGCTGCCGGTGTTCGTGCTGCCGGCGCGGCGCATGGGCGGCAAGCTGGCCCGGCTCGAACGCGAGGCGGCCAACCACAACGCCGTCATGGGCACGCAGATGACCGAACGGTTCTCCGCGCCCGGCGCCACGCTGGTGAAGCTGTTCAGCCGGCCCGAGCGCGAGTCGGCCGAGTTCTCCGTCCGGGCCCGCCGGGTGCGCGACATCGGGCTGCGCACCGCCATGGTGCAGTGGATCT
This Jiangella alba DNA region includes the following protein-coding sequences:
- a CDS encoding MFS transporter; translated protein: MTFEARTETDHGPPLAGAKEWTALAVLSLPAMLVIMDLTVLHLAVPHLSADLAPSSSQLLWITDIYGFLIAGFLITMGSLGDRIGRRKLLLIGGAAFGVASVLSAYATSPEMLIGARALMGIAGATLMPSTLSLIRNMFLDDRQRTTAISLWMMSFMVGGSIGPLVGGALLEVFWWGSVFLVGVPVMVLLLVAGPFLLPEYRDPRAGRLDLFSAVLLLAAVLPVIYGIKKLASDGFGWLLVAAIAAGLVFAVMFVRRQRSLDDPLIDIELFRNRAFGVTLGVMTTATFAMMGLNLFVMQYLQLVHGLSPLRAGLWVLPMTGAMMIGMMAAPLLVRYVRPGYVISGGLLVSSAGIVLMTQIDGSSGFGVLITGTCVMAAGFTPQAALGTDLVIRAAPPEKAGAASAASETGNELGGALGLAILGSVGTAVYRSGMSDSVPSELPGDAAAAAGDTLAGATAVAATLPDAVGGPLLDAARAAFTDGLQATAVVSALAVLAGAVLAAVLLRRVGTDTGPSGDAPPSAVDPAAEVPVP